A genomic segment from Cygnus atratus isolate AKBS03 ecotype Queensland, Australia chromosome Z, CAtr_DNAZoo_HiC_assembly, whole genome shotgun sequence encodes:
- the NREP gene encoding neuronal regeneration-related protein — MVNQPRSTIWVSQTIFPTSRGDGGFPEECLPISKEVNRKKKNEVEGACRAPVNGYGHHFTKINYLYSF; from the exons GTTAATCAGCCAAGGTCAACTATTTGGGTTAGCCAGACAATCTTCCCAACCAGCCGAGGGGATGGGGGATTTCCAGAG gAATGTCTTCCCATCTCGAAGGAAGTAAACcgcaagaagaaaaatgaggtggAAGGAGCATGCCGGGCTCCTGTAAATGGCTATGGACACCATTTCACTAAAATCAATTACCTCTACTCTTTTTAA